A genomic window from Salvia miltiorrhiza cultivar Shanhuang (shh) chromosome 5, IMPLAD_Smil_shh, whole genome shotgun sequence includes:
- the LOC130984979 gene encoding prefoldin subunit 4 isoform X1 — MQQAGSSASETEVTWEDQQNINKFGRLNNRLHEVEDEIKIAKETNESLEDASNELILTDEEVVRFQIGEVFAHVPKEEVESRIEEMTEKTSKNLVKLEEEKESIVAQMAALKKILYGKFKDSINLEED, encoded by the exons ATGCAACAG GCGGGATCATCGGCGTCGGAGACTGAGGTGACGTGGGAAGATCAGCAGAACATCAATAAGTTTGGTAGATTGAACAACCGCCTTCACGAAGTAGAAGATGAAATCAAGATTGCTAAG GAAACAAACGAAAGCCTCGAGGATGCAAGCAACGAGCTGATCCTCACAGATGAAGAGGTCGTTCGGTTCCAAATAGGCGAGGTTTTTGCTCACGTGCCGAAGGAGGAAGTTGAAAGCAGGATCGAGGAGATGACCGAGAAGACGAGCAAGAACTTGGTAAAACTCGAGGAGGAGAAAGAATCAATAGTTGCTCAGATGGCCGCGTTGAAGAAAATCTTGTACGGAAAATTCAAGGATTCGATCAATCTCGAGGAGGATTAG
- the LOC130984979 gene encoding prefoldin subunit 4 isoform X2, with the protein MSKAGSSASETEVTWEDQQNINKFGRLNNRLHEVEDEIKIAKETNESLEDASNELILTDEEVVRFQIGEVFAHVPKEEVESRIEEMTEKTSKNLVKLEEEKESIVAQMAALKKILYGKFKDSINLEED; encoded by the exons ATGAGCAAGGCGGGATCATCGGCGTCGGAGACTGAGGTGACGTGGGAAGATCAGCAGAACATCAATAAGTTTGGTAGATTGAACAACCGCCTTCACGAAGTAGAAGATGAAATCAAGATTGCTAAG GAAACAAACGAAAGCCTCGAGGATGCAAGCAACGAGCTGATCCTCACAGATGAAGAGGTCGTTCGGTTCCAAATAGGCGAGGTTTTTGCTCACGTGCCGAAGGAGGAAGTTGAAAGCAGGATCGAGGAGATGACCGAGAAGACGAGCAAGAACTTGGTAAAACTCGAGGAGGAGAAAGAATCAATAGTTGCTCAGATGGCCGCGTTGAAGAAAATCTTGTACGGAAAATTCAAGGATTCGATCAATCTCGAGGAGGATTAG
- the LOC130984980 gene encoding sec-independent protein translocase protein TATA, chloroplastic-like: MATFASAAITPSLALNPPRRFTSLSSSSSVFFSSNVCNRARLGLAVDRPRAAKRRGMSCNCVFGLGVPELVVIVGVATLLFGPKKLPEVGKSIGKTLKSFQQAAKEFETELKKDIDEPSAEASNEKKITTVSEEEKQEDKVPTANGSS, from the exons ATGGCGACCTTCGCATCCGCGGCAATCACGCCCTCACTCGCTCTCAATCCACCGAGAAGATTCACCTCTCTCTCCTCCTCCAGCTCAGTTTTCTTCAGCTCCAATGTCTGCAATCGGGCCAGGCTGGGGCTCGCGGTGGATCGGCCCAGGGCAGCGAAGAGGAGGGGGATGTCGTGCAACTGCGTCTTCGGGCTCGGAGTGCCGGAGCTCGTAGTTATCGTCGGCGTGGCGACGCTCCTCTTCGGCCCCAAGAAGTTGCCCGAGGTTGGAAAGAGTATCGGCAAGACTCTCAAAAGCTTTCAGCAg GCGGCCAAAGAATTCGAGACAGAACTGAAGAAGGACATCGACGAGCCTTCTGCAGAGGCGTCTAACGAGAAGAAGATTACGACGGTTAGTGAAGAAGAGAAGCAAGAGGATAAAGTCCCCACCGCAAATGGAAGTTCTTGA
- the LOC131024762 gene encoding cell wall integrity and stress response component 1-like, which translates to MVGSPPPPQSPAAYFPHSLFGNLPLPPSPLLFPSTSPPPPFSVTAAPSPFSLSQRRAAPLTLQSSSASPSSSSSSSSSGSSSAASSSSSSSASSSADEDEENDANRGEVRFGHTDPPPPQDYNPCCASAAASPSSVDCSEPPPPPFTAAPSPGLSLSTTWGKPPSK; encoded by the exons ATGGTCGGatccccaccaccaccacagTCACCCGCTGCGT ATTTTCCCCACTCTCTCTTCGGGAACCTTCCCCTTCCCCCTTCCCCCTTGCTCTTTCCGTCAACTTCCCCACCGCCGCCGTTCTCCGTCaccgccgccccctcccccttctctctctctcaacgacGAGCGGCGCCGCTGACTCTCCAGAGCTCCTCCGCTTCGCCgtcgtcttcctcctcctcatcctccagCGGCTCCTCCTCCGCGGCATCTTCTTCGTCCTCCTCCTCGGCCAGCAGCAGCGCcgacgaagatgaagaaaacGACGCCAATCGCGGCGAAGTGAGGTTCGGCcacacagatccgccgccgcctcaagaCTACAACCCCTGCTgtgcctccgccgccgcctctccttcGTCGGTGGACTGTTCGGAGCCCCCACCGCCGCCGTTCACCGCTGCCCCCTCCCCCGGGCTCTCTCTCTCAACGACGTGGGGAAAACCCCCGTCAAAATGA